From the genome of Trypanosoma brucei brucei TREU927 chromosome 11 chr11_scaffold01 genomic scaffold, whole genome shotgun sequence:
GCAAATATAGGCGCTGTTGCCAAACAATCTCAGAGCTTATCAGCTCTATCCTCGGAGTTGCAGCCACAACGCAAACAGACTTGACAGCGACGCAGAAGCCAACCGACAAGTTCAATCCAACGGTAGATGAACAATGCAAAGGTAAACCACAGGTGGATTACAACGATGAAAATGGCTACatgttcaaagaaaaaagtgtgtAGCTAAAGTGATcacaacagcaggaaaaactacaaacaccacatCACGCAATTCTGTTGTAATAAGGCTCATTTTTCTGgcattttttgcttctatgATTAATTTTTAAGGATTTTTTGataaattttatgaaaattatgaGAGTTGAGAGAACATGCTCaattttgatatattttaacactttatAAAACTATATGAAAGtgtgaaaattatgaaaatatgaaatattaTTGAAGATAGTGAACAAGGGGTGTCAATTAGTAGAGTGATATGGTATGAAAAATCATTACTATTTAAAATATGTGTTatttcgtttattttttatattagtTATGTTTATAATAGTTATAGTAAGTATGAtgggagagtgttgtgagtgtgtaccATTATTGTGAACATACTTCTGTGCCACATGTCATAGAAAGAGAACCGCAGTCTTATAGTACAGTCGTAGAGGCTGAGAATTGTTTCATCACCTGATAGACAACATAAGATAGAATTAGCTCAAACGGAGATGCGACGTTCTCACCTTATCATCCCCCTACATGGATACAGCAGCTAATATTTGCATGTATAATAAACTTTACTGTCATTCCGGTGAGTGATAACAGCTCTCTAAAGTCAGCAGAGGTGGGGGATATTATTCTTTTGCTCTTTTAGATTTTTATATCGCCACCACAGGAGTGCTTCAGCAAGATAGCAGATATAGAATatgcaaaacaaaatcaagaagctgttggaaaatacacacaataaaaaagtgaataCCAACGAACCCAAACTCCAACACTCTAAAATATAGTTTCATAGTGAATATAAAGCTAAAAATTTTATGAAGCGGACCAACGTCGAGATTAGCTGCAGCAATAGTGCATGAAATTTAAATGAGAAGCCTAACGGAAATGCAGCTAAGGGAAAAAGGGCTTCGATTTAACCACCAGCGGCTCAAGGAAGCAATAACGTAAATTGAAAAATTGGTATTGGGGGTACTGACCACTTGGGAGGATATTTCAATAGGTATATGATCGGAAGGTGTAGGAAATAGAGGTTATTTGACATAAAGAGAATAGAAAGAATCTAGGATATATAACGAAATTGCAAAAGAGTTTTTTTGTGGTACTTTtggtaataataaagaatatCAACAGAGCCTTCATTAGCAGCAAGCCAACTTCACGGACCAAGCGACCAGGGAGGTGCTCAAGATGGCAAACACGGCAGGGACGCCGGTTGTAGCGCCACTTTCTCCCTTGCAAACACGGTAAACACTCTAAATACAGGAGACGAACAATAGCAAAGCTAGAATGACTGCAGAGACACCCATAACACAAATTTCAAGCTTTGTTCTGGCTACTATTCCAAAGGCTAAGACTAGATATATCACAAACAGAAACTTTCAGGGAagtgcaacaacaaaacaaaatggagcTAACAAAAATTGTGGAAGCGCTAGCTGTACTGCTAATAATTGAAAGCAGCCGCGCTTCGGTCCACAGAACGGATTCAACAGCAGCCAACGCCTGCCAAGCGGCAGACGACTTTGCGGCCATAACTCGAGCAATCAACAGGCAGGTCGCGGAgcttcaaaacaaaattgACGAGGGACATAGGACGCTACTAAAACTCACTGTAGCAGCAGTCGCTCAATCCAGCAGGAAAgaaccagcagcagcactacTGCTAGCAGAAAGCGGCTCGAGGCTGCAAGCCGCGACCATGCAACTAAGTAACATCAAAGACCGAGCAGCAACGATCGCAAACAATATAGCCAAGCTCGGAGGACTGCAAGAAGCGGTGGCCGAATTGCTCAACGCCAAAATTCCAGCAAAGGCACCTGCTGCAGTAGCTGCTGGCGCCGCATTCGGGGTGGACGGCTTTGCAATCCAGTTAGCAGGTGTCGGCGGCAAACAATCAATTTGCAACGAGCATGAGAAACAGGCCCCCAGGAACAAGGAGGCTAAAGTCAAAGTGAAGAATGCCTACCCAATAACTTTTTACCATGCTACTAAAGCCGACAAAACTTCAGGAACGAACGGCAACGGGCCAAGGGCGTGCGTCCGGGCCGACACGCTCACTACTGCCTGCGCGACCTCAAGCAGCGACCAAACGAACTTCCTAATAACAGGTGGGCCGGTTACGAAGGCAGTACAGACACAATACACCGCTACCCAAGAAGCCGCAACAAAGTACACTGCGCAAGCGAAGCAAACAACAGAGCAGTTTCCACCGCAGAACACAGTCGAAGCGCTTCTCAACGGTCTAATCGAACTAGAAGCAGACCTAAACAAACTGAACTTTCAAACGTCATCGCTTCTGCCGACGGAAACAATAAATGGTGAAGAAACGAAGCAGGCACTTTTACAAATTTTAAAACCGGGTATGGCGCGGGAAAAAGTGTCAGACCACGAAAAGCAGATAGAAGAGCTTAAAAAGAAGCTATTAAAGTCAGACAAAACGGATGCAGGCACCAAATTATGGCAAGAGATCGGCAAAACAACTTCGCCTGCAGTAGTAGCACAAAGCACCAAAGCCGAAGAAATAAGTGGCATAGAAGATCTTGGAAAATTAGCTGCGACACTGGGTCATTATCTTGTACAGGAGACTACGAAACCATCTTCAAAAGAACAATGCAATTTcaacaaagaggaaacagGCTGCGATGGTAAAGAACAGGATAAATGCAACGGAAAATGCgaatggaaagaaataaatggaaaaggTGAGTGCAAATCCAAAACTGGAGAAGAGGGTGTGAAAGCAgagaatgaaggaaaaacaaccacaaacaccacagggaGAAATTCATTTGCCATTAAGAAgacccctcttttgcttgcatttttgctttcctaAAAGAAATTCCCCCCtcaatttttaaattttccttgctaaaattttgctatttgatatatttcaaCACGTGAGTTCCACCATTTTTTAACTGTATGTCTGtgcatatataatttttttgacaactaaaaaatatttctttttcctttttgttgttaaatTTTTAGGGttaaagtttttaaaaatttttggTGTTGCTACTAAAAGTTTTCttcccctggcgatgccggccacctcaacgtggttccagggtccagtaccccgtatcatcgggggaagccaagattcagaagcgttcctttcatggggaacactgctttgctccggctacggcatcatacagcacagggatcagcagtgtcttgctgggacaccgtttttcatttgtcggtccctgggcacgcgCCAGCGtaccatcagcagtatcatccgcactaagatgctgctgtccggtgatgtggaactccaaaaaaggattgctaattgacatcttttagagagtccggggtggggggcttctcgccccatctgctgtatttcgttcaactgcggagctacaacaaagcgttatagagggtgtgttaggatgcataaaaaaggggagactctaccacagtcgccagaccaatagcatctcagggctctacggtgatggctgatggccgagccggtggggggaaactcccacgaaggcacgaaaaaaattttcaaaaaaaaaaatatttgtgaCGTAGTCGTCAGAAAtgttttgtgcttcttttGCTATGTCATTTATCTGCATTTGGATTCTTCGGCCGTAAGGTGTGTTCTGTATGCCCTTTACCGGTGTCtctttgatttctttgtTCGCTTCCGCCTCGAGTTCCTTCCGCTTGGCACGCCATTTGTCGTACTTGTCATGGCAGCTGATTGGTTTTGGCTGCTTGGTGCAGtctgctttctttcctgtGTCGACAGGGCTCTACATCGGAAATTGGTTTTGCCATTCGTCTGTACTGGCGCTCATGTTTATCAGCTCTATTGCTTGTACTTCGTCATCCAACAGAGAAGAACCAGGTAGGTTTATAGGTTTTTTTTGCACAACTCTACTAAACTGCACAAGATGTGGAATTCGCGGATGTTTTTGCCGTCGCCTGCTGTTGCCTCGCTTGGTCTTACGTTCGTTGCGGCGTAAACAAGTATAAGGCTGACTAAacgctttttttgttgacaTGTTATCCTTTAGCCGCCGCTTTGTCTTATGCTGCTGGTAATTGGATTGTACGGTGCTTTGTTTCTGATGTGGGTTTTATGGTCCGTGTGCTTCACCTTACGCTGGTTTTACCCTTAGATTTAGTGCCGATATTTTgctaaaaagaaagatagtCGAAGCCGCTCTATCTTTTGGATGTTTCTGTTTAAAAAGGTAAGAAACTTGCATGCTGTTTCACCACCGGATTTCTAATGGTGATTAAACTACTGATTCTTGTATTGTAATTCATTTTTATCAATTTTATATAAATTTCCAATCTATTAAACCAATATTTGAGTTTTTTATTGCTTCTGTAACCAATTTAAAAAACTCTCTGTGCATGGAAATTTGCACTTTCTGCCTCTTAACGTGTTCTTTCTGTTTAAACCTCTGCTTCAGCTGCGGTTCCTGCAGTAAAATACAACGTTTGTGTTTGGGTGTCGTCGAGATGTgatcttcatttccttcaataTCTTGTTCCTTTTACGCCTTTTGTGGCCAAGCTTTGTTAATATTTGGCCTTTGCGTTTTTTAATTGTCCGGTGTGCTTGATTAGCTTCAAGGTCGGCCTGCTGTTAAAATAACAGTGCTGCGAAAGACTGGTTCATTACATTACTTAAGTTTAGTTTATGTTTATGGTGCTTGTATTTACTGCTGCTTcctgtttattttgttgctaGAAACTCCACCACCATGCTTGTATATCCCTGAAAAAGGTTCGCTGGTCGATGTATATACTTTGACCCCAAGAAATTGCCGACATCGCTTCTTCGCCTGCTTCCTTTGCCAGTTTGTTGTCTGCGGGTTGGTCCACCGCTGCCTAGTATTGTCAGAAAAACAAGGCAGCCATGTACTACAAGCAAGTGACTGCATAGATTATGCTCATTTCTGGAATTTTCATAGCTTATTGGCTTTGAACAAAATttcttgctttgttttttcttttacgaaTATTTTCATATTCAATATCCCATTTCCCCATCTGTCGCTGTATTTTTAATTGCACTTAAATCTATTGTACTAAATTGCTTTTTTCCAACTCTTCAAACCAAATAATATTTTTCACAATTAACTTCGCCTTCTCCTCCCACGCAATAGACTATCCGGGAAAGTGAATGAATGAAGCCTCTTCGACTTCTCCACTATGTGGAATACAGAAGAATCTCTCATCATGATTCAATCCAATCATGCCTCTCCTCAACACAAATCTATCATCAACAGCTTCCTCTTGTGTAACACTCCAAATTAGAAAATGTTAATAAATACTCTGCTCTGATCTCTATTactcactttccttttagtaactctccaaattAACATTCAAACCCTTTAAATGCCCAAACTCTAGCTATCAAACCACCACAACTAAGATATAGTTTTGAAACTAGGAGGTGATTTTAGTAAATGAGGTAAtttattatcttcttttttttctgtaacccacattaaaaaaacaataaaatttCTGCACATGCTCCTTGTGATCTGAGTTCATAAGTAAATCCAACTGAGGCGCATAACATTctgatgttgtcatgaaTATAATAGGGGAAATATGCTTCTCTTTTACAACATCTTCTTCACTAAACTTATCTTTATTAGCTGCactattttgtataaaatattccacagcatttttatacttatttccatcactaacaataacatcagatccatccaaatgaattacaatatcctcatcacttgcattcttttttctaaaaattctATAACCCATCTAATCTTTTTAACATGGCTGTACAAACCTCCCatcgcaattgtaataatttcaacatggcttagtttggcactcaatatgagtCTATACCATCcttgagttgcatgagtttgaactacaaccacaaacactctGGAGTTCCTAAATTCTTTCTCCATTACATTTgccgttgtttcttcttgaaTAGGTACTGAGCTTAAAAATACTAAATATAACAGTAACGCTAATAGTAAAGTTCTCAAGTTACAAATTTCATATCCTAATAtaccttttaatttttgagaTATTTATGAAAATGCTTAAAAAGACTTCAAAATATGTTACATGAAAACTAAGGTGTTTGTTAGTTAGGTTGTGTTTTTAAATATGTAGTACAATAATATAATTATGATGTGCGTGTTGAAGTGTGTGTGCACGGGGTCTCCGGCTTTTATTTGAGTACGTGTCTACGGCTTTTGTTTTGGAACTTAGCTGTAGCTGTCGTTAGCGCCGTATACTACACTTATTTCGCTGTTTCTCTAATTTACATTTTTCtatattcatttttgtgaGGAGTGCTGAAGCGGGGTTCACTAAATAATTTAGATATACTAAGAATTTTACCACATTCATATTCTAAATACTCCGACCACACGTATTCATTTCAGTCCTTCCATTAATATAACCTTATCATCTACTGCTATCATTGTTTTTCCATTATTTCTACAGTATAATATATGCATATCTTTGTATAGAACGTACCATGAAGCACAATTCCCCCtgtatttttcttatttgcTGTTTTGGTCCATAACATGTTATTTCGtctgtatttttatttatttcctttttatgtTATGGAGCTGCTGCCGCAAATAACCTAGAAATCCAATTTCGGCTCTACGCTGCACCTATTCTCCcgcttatttttctctttatcatctccttgtgtatCATGATATCTATCACcatatttatgtttgaaaTTGTACACATTATATTTTTATCCCCTTTGCGTCTTTCTATGTCTGCTTTAATATTCTTCGTGTCTCCCATTTCACGTAACAACTCACTCACTCGGATTGCatcctttcctttattttaacttCCATTTGGTCGTTCATTTGGTTGTAAACACCACTCGTATTATAATATTACTATGTGTACACTTACTCACATATTCTCCTACTGCTTTTACTAATATAATCTAACCCTagtatccataaaataaagaaaataaacgaaaTGATAATAGCACTCACTATTTAAACCTTCTCATCCTACTACTTTATTCCCACAGGAAACTTTATAACTAAAATTTgtattttcaattttttcatattttttttgaaaagtattaaaatataACTCATTTTGTGAAAATTTAGCAAATTATCTTACAACAGCAATTATTATAAGCTTCATAAAATTGCAAAAAAACTTCTTAAATTTTTGAAATTCTACAGAACTCACAAAGACAGAAGCCATCAGAGAAATTTTCTCATTGACAAGAAAAACTTGAAGAGCGGCACTCAGGTTTGGGAAGCTTGCCTGTGCCGTCAACATAATCTATCCATCCACATACTGCTTACTCAGTCGGTTTGAAATCCTTGTTTTCCGCTTCACAGGATTGATGTTTTGATGTTTACTGCAAGTCACCACGGTATTTGTCTCTCCTGTTACCGCTTCAACTTTGCAttcatgtgtttttgtgtcatAGTCGCAGTTAGCTTCTGGTCATTCTTCTGTGGTTGTGTTTTTCagtttgcatttattttgttcatcTACTGTTAGCTTGctcctttgtttttgcagTGTATTTTCTGAATTGGTGACTGTGGGGCCCTCTATTAATATTTTTGGGGGCTGCCGCCGGATTTTTCGGGGCATTGCGTTGCTCCTGCATTGCCCTACCGACACTGCAGTTAACTGCTCGCCGCCTCCCCTTGCTTTGGCTGGGTTGCTGTGCGGCGTCACGACCGGTGCAGGCCGCTACGGCGACTGGCTTTAGCCTCCTAACTCCATATTCTGCCACTTACAAATATTAAGATTTTCTCGTTGGCGCCTGTTGAAAAGCAAATCGTTTCTCTCAGCTAAACTGCCGTGCGACagcgtaaaaagaaaagcgcgCACAGCGCTATAGGCCATGCGCCAccgttaaaaaaaatttaaaagcTGCGTGcagagaaaaatgaagagctAAAATTCGCAAAAGTATAAAACATAACAACTCTCGTCAGCGCTGCAGGCTAAAAATATGCAAACGAAGATGCCAGCTTGCCAAATAAGGGCTAGATCCAGCAGCGAAAAAAAGAGCCGCTGTATCACTtacaatttaaaaaatgaagaattattaaaaaattttaagaggtaaattaaaaaatatcaCTAACCCTAACAcgctaaccctaacccgtagctagaaaaaaagagggttgcaataaaaaggggggctgcaaaaaaaatcaaaataaaaaatgtgaagaatttaaaaaatgaaaaagtcaaaatgaaaaaaattaaaattaaaaaatatgatTAAGAAAAATTCGTggattaaaaaattttttaaattcaaattcaaaaagtcggaaaaataaaaagaaaaatcatgcaatagaaaaaatggttaaaaaaaattggtgAAAAACGCGCTAAACTAATTTATCGGGAATTCCAAAAACgtaaaaatcaaaaaaatatataaaaaacaaaagacacAAATAATTAAATAGAACAAAAGGAATTGGGAAAAAACGTAAAAATCTAAAAAATACGATAATTTAGAGAAATTAAAGATTAAAAGAAAGCTAAAAAATATTAaccttaaaagaaaaaaatcaaaaatgccaaaaaaaataataaatgcaATGCTGCATTCGGGGgtcaaaaaaa
Proteins encoded in this window:
- a CDS encoding variant surface glycoprotein codes for the protein MELTKIVEALAVLLIIESSRASVHRTDSTAANACQAADDFAAITRAINRQVAELQNKIDEGHRTLLKLTVAAVAQSSRKEPAAALLLAESGSRLQAATMQLSNIKDRAATIANNIAKLGGLQEAVAELLNAKIPAKAPAAVAAGAAFGVDGFAIQLAGVGGKQSICNEHEKQAPRNKEAKVKVKNAYPITFYHATKADKTSGTNGNGPRACVRADTLTTACATSSSDQTNFLITGGPVTKAVQTQYTATQEAATKYTAQAKQTTEQFPPQNTVEALLNGLIELEADLNKLNFQTSSLLPTETINGEETKQALLQILKPGMAREKVSDHEKQIEELKKKLLKSDKTDAGTKLWQEIGKTTSPAVVAQSTKAEEISGIEDLGKLAATLGHYLVQETTKPSSKEQCNFNKEETGCDGKEQDKCNGKCEWKEINGKGECKSKTGEEGVKAENEGKTTTNTTGRNSFAIKKTPLLLAFLLS